Within the Pygocentrus nattereri isolate fPygNat1 chromosome 28, fPygNat1.pri, whole genome shotgun sequence genome, the region TGCACAAATGGGATAGGTCACAAAAGTGAACAAAATAGCCACACAAACATTCGTAatgtattaaaaacacatttattattttataaatacagATCAGGatttcacagaaaaataaaatcacaagaCAAACTGTTATGccatttatttacatgttatttCTCAAGCATTGaaaaaaaaccaagaaaaagacaaatattaAACTGTTATCACGCTGTCAGtacaagaaataaaaacattgatcTGTAATCACATTCTCTATCAAAACTAAATCACCTCCTCTCAAAATGTACAGTAGGCTGAGTCATGCATGCACATTGTTAGAGATTATGTATTGAGTAAACAATTGAAgaaatttatattaatttcttttaaaaaatatacagttttattAGCACATTTGTTTATGCTACAATACCGCTGAAAACCAAAATCTATTTCACAgaatttttgcatttatttatatatttatattttttccccatGAGACGGTTTACAAGAAGTTGAGCAGAATCATTCACAGCTTAATTCTCTGTGCCGGTACGATCTGGCAGTGTAAAGCTCTCCATCTGAAAGTGAGCCTTGCTGACTGTGGCTGTAACGTATGCACTGGAACTCCTCCTTGCGCACATAGAACTGCTTCTCGTTACTGTTATCCTCTTCATCGACATGGACCGtcatgtcctcctcctcctcctcatcttcgtCGTCTGCCTCTCTGGCCTCCAGGGCTCCCCCCAGCTCAGGCTGGTAACGGTCAGGGCTGTACTGGCTCATCCTGTACAGACTATCCTCGTCCTCCTCCCGGCTGGAGCTGCCCCCCCTCACGCTCTCACCGTCAGACTGAGAGAGGCGCAGCTGAGGCCGGGTCTTCTGGGACAGGTCGAAGGGCTCGTCCTGGCTGAAGCGGGACAGGAGTCGCAAGGGTGCTGACAGGCACAAGCGCCCCCGCCGCCTGAATACTTTAGCCATAAGAGAACAGAGGAAACACATCAGCAAGGGCTTCATTTGATTATTCTTAAAGGTTTTAAGAAGGTTGTTCagctaaaaatctaatttaggCAATTTTCCCCTTTAAGTTTAGCATTTGAACATTATGAGAGGCAACTGTAACACTCATCACTGTGTGCATTATGCTGGTTGGACGGCCCTCTTCATCTGTGTGACGTGATAGACATtggatttttgtttatttgggtgACCCTCACTGCCACCGTTTATTACTCACATGCTAAATTTAAATAGTGGTGCTTAGCAAAAAAATCCTAGTTATTTTTAATGAGCTTGGCATATCCAGTTTTATTCACTATGCACTTGCAACTTGGAATACCGTGCAGTATAATCCAAAGCTGACCttacatttctgttttattgttctttatttattgttttattcacgtttaaagttttattattttttattttattggttgAATAAACATTGAAATGGAATAGAGCAGTTTTGCACTatagctacaaggctaatgtaggcAAGTAATGGTACCTTATAGCTATCAATTTAGCATCGTACAAATGGCTTGTTTACATCATCAAGTCACTTGTCtcaaaccacataagcaagcctTTGTGAGATTACTGAGCAACTCAATTGAGAAAAGCGTTTGATGATTAAACGATGATTGCAGTTTGTACCATGCTGAATTGATTGCTAGCTTCCATTTCCATTTGCCAGCTACATTAGCCCCCAAACATACtgatatttacagaaatggaCAAGATAGTGTTCTGAGCTATGCTACATACATCAGCCCTTTTTATAGATCACAGCATGGTGACAGTataatacagtgtcagaaaccatgtaAGCTAATGCATATAATTTGACTGTTTgtcaaactatcactttaaactCAGTGTTGGCTGGTGATGCTTCATACCTCGGGCGTCTAGGCCTCGATCCATGATGCCGTGTTTGACCTTCATGTGTCGGGTCAGATTCCCTTTCAGAGTGAACTTGCTCGGGCAGTACAGGCACTTGAATGGTTTGCTGTCAGAGTGCAAGTGCATGTGGCCCATCAGATTATGCATTCTGTTGAACTCCTTTCCACACAGCTGAAAAGAGAACAGAACAATTCAGGCTACATCAAATCAACACTAATAGACAAGGGTGACATGTACGCTACATAAAACATAATAGCAAAAACATTCAATTCTGCTTcttctgtgtatgtttgtagGTTTAAGGCTGTATAGGTTTTTTTAGGCGAGAGCTATGAAGGAACCTCAAATTTAGCACTGCTGTCCCCTTTGCTCGCATTCCACACTTAAATCACTTTCAAGGAAATGCAGAGAAAACACTGCCATAAATTTAGCTGCTGCTGAACGCGCTCAGAGGTGAGAGTAATCATGAATGAGTGAGCCGAGAAACAAGAGGAAGAGGCCAGCAGACAGAGCCAGAGGCTGGCTGGGAAGGGCACTCCTGCGCTGTCCTTCCtctgcattcttttttttttattagggTGGGCCTTTCCTtcaggaggagagagggacTGTAAACTGTCCAAAAGGACCGTGAGAAAACAGGAAGTGCTCCCAAGCACAAGAGAAAGCGAGATGAAATCTATTTGCAGGCCTTTTCTCGGGGGACGAGAGAGCCATTGTTACAGGGGCAGTTTGCGCGGCAATATCCTTCCTATGGACGAAGAGACGCGCGGCTGCCAAAAAACGCAGCTATCTGGTCATCGCTTCAAGCCGCCCATCTCAGCCCAAGGTCACAAGCAATTTCAAAACAACAGGCACCCCAAAAAACGTCTTTGTGTGTTTTAGGACATATCTCTCTAGAATCGTGCAGCTCTGTAAATACAGTACACGTACAAAGTACAGTACATGTGCATGTCcatttgttttcaaatgattGAATTAAGACTCGAGATGATAAGAATCAGatcaaaactgaagttgatccGATTCTCAACACTTACGTGGTGGTATTAAATTACACTGTTCATAGTGCTGACTACTCATCTGAAACCTGTCCTGATCCAGCCTGGTTTGGAAAGAACATTTATCTGACCTGAGCCTTTTCAAATTCTCCTCATTCCCCAAGTAACAAGAATCAGCTTTGCATAATAATTCCCCACTTAGATTTAGGCTGGGTTATTGTAATGTAAATCACGTTGGCAGTGCACCTTGCATTTGTATGGCTTGATGTCAGAGTGGACGATCATGTGAGCCTTGAGCGTCTGCTTCTGCACAAAGCTTTTGTAGCACAGGTGGCACTGGTAGGCTCGGATGTTGGTGTGGATCAGAACGTGGCGTTTCATGTTGGCCAGAAGGGTGAACTCACGTCCACAGATGCGACACTTGTGCTCCTTCACTCCCTGAAAGGCATGAAGATGTCTAGTCAGTACACGGCTTAATACAGTTGTTTTGAACCCTGGTCCAGAGGCATTCCTGCCCAATTTAGTGTCTTTCCCATGGTATCACTTTCAGTTGATTTGTTGCATCAGATGCTAAAGCTAGGAACCTGTTAACAAGTGCAAGCTGGGGATACTCCGGGACCAATGGTATCACATATGTTTGCCGTACTCTGCAACTACCACTAAATGAAAATTGTACTCAGCCTTATCTTCCACCTTACCTTGTGGGTGAGGGTGTGCTGCTTGAGATGGTGCGACTGGACAAACTCCATGCCACATTCACTGCAGATGTATGGCCGGATGTCCTTATGCTTCATCATGTGGTTCTGCAGCTGGCTGGGGTACTGGAAGGTCTTCCCACACTCACTACAGTCATACTGGACTGGGCCCCGGTGTGCTGTTAGATGCCGTTTCAGCTGGGCCAGCGTAGGGAAGTCCAAACCGCACTCCACGCAAACGTTCTCCTGGCCCCTCTCGTGCTTGAGCTCATGGGCCCGCAGCTCGCTGGGATAGGCAAAGCCCCGGCCACAGATGCCACAGCTGTAGGGCTTGACGTCGCTGTGCTGCATCATGTGCCGCTTTAGGTGGCTGGTCTGGGTGAAGGCCTTGTGGCACACCTGGCATTTGTGGGGCCGGGCTCCCTGGTGagtcagcatgtgtgtgtgcaggtggcTCAGCTGCTTGAAGAGCTTGCCACAGAGGCCACAGCCATGCGGCTTGATGCCACTGTGGCCCAGGATGTGTGTCACCAGATTATACTTGGAGGTATAGGACTTCTCGCACATCCGGCACTTCCAGCGCTTCTGGTCACCCCCCACATCCACATAGTAGCTGTCGTCCACGTGGACGTTCAGGCCCAACTTCTCAGCAGAAGAAGCTTTGGAGCCCTCTTGGCTCCTTCTGCGATATCTCAGTGCCTCACTCTGGTAGAAGTGATTGGGAGAAAGATGCATGACTGGGCCGGGCATGGCGAAAGGGAAAGGTACCAAGCTCGGATGGAGAGGTGGGAAGTATGGAGGGGGAGGAGGCGGAGGGTGCAGTAAAAGTGGGGAGGGTGGCCATACTGGCATGGGCTTGATCGTCTCCTGCTTGACGTGCACAGTATCATATCTGCCCAGGACGCGATGGAACTGAAGCCTGTTTAGATCGATCATCTCTGGGATGTACTTGTGCAGGTGAGGGCGGGATGGGATGGGTTGAACAATTGGATAGGGAAGATGGGAGAGGTCAACAGTTCTGGAATCATCTGTCCTCTTGGGTTTGTAGTCGTTGGGGTCCATTTTGAAAGCGTGTTTGGGATTGCTGATTTAAAAACCTCTCAGGGAGGAAAGGTTGTGGTTATGGGTCAGAACAAGTCCTCAAATTTTTGTCTTGTGGGTTctttctttcagcattaattgtgGATTTGTCCATCACTTGCCTGGGGATACAAACAACAACGACTTATTTCAGGAAGACACAGACACTTTCCTGCTAATATGCCTGGAGTTCAGTCTACGACAATAGAGCAGAATACCACATTACTTTCTCAAGTTCTCcagacagaagaaagaaaggatcaGTACTCATCATCCATGCTTAAACGGGAAGTGCACTCACATAGACaaacctctctccctctcatttttCGCTTCTTCATGTAGCTTTACCGGACTTGTCTTTCACTTCGGTACTGCGAGcacttctcttttctctcttgtcCTACATGACAATACTTTATCATCTTTTTTTCAGGTGAAATGCGAAACTGTTTGATAGGTGCCAGTGACCAGCAGTATGTCATTGTTTGCCTGCAGCTGACCTTGCTAAACAGCGGGAAAGTGAATGAGGAAGactgaacaaaaaaagaaacacaggaacTTAAGCAGTTCTTCTTTCACCACATGTTAATTGTTTGGGTTTTTCATGTGTCTGTCAGTATTGCTACTGTTAAGGTGAGAATTTCCCCCAAACCTCATCAGATAATAAAGGAAGTATCACCTTGAACAGCTCTTTTCTACTTGGTTGAATGACATTAATACTAaagatagtttttttttttaaaaatgggctCAGCTCAGCAGAAAATTTGAAGCATATGAAGAATATTCCAGCCACAGATTCCATTCGTTGCATAAGTTTGTGCTTATTATGAAAATGATAACAGAAATTGTTAGAGTGGTAATGGAGCATTAGgtttttttaatgacattgtGAAAATGCTAAATATATTTGTCGTTTTAACGTCACATGAATTGCACCCAATTTTAATGCATAACATTGAGTGCCTGACAAAAAGAGCACAAAATATTAGATGTTATACTAAAATGaaagtacaaagacaaactTTGTCAAATTTagtaaatcataaaaaatataGTTTGCAAAGAAGTCTTAGGCAGGCAAGAAGACGATTTAGAtctgtttatctgggcagtagGTGTTTATGCCGGTAAAAAACAccatataacattagaatacatacaaataaatgtaaatacagtaagacGTTGATAGTCTAATCAGAACAAAGTTTGATTCCTTACTTCTTACTGCCCTCTAACTTTTTCATGGacttgtaatatttcatcagcAGCACTTGATTTCATTTATAGAAGGATTCATATTCTGAAGCAGCTGTTGGGTGGTAACTGTAAATGCTAGATGTGCGAGAGGAGAGCTTTGGAACTGATGAGCCAAGACACATAAAATCAGaattttatttagcatttattctaatgttagtgtttgttgaACAAAAAAATACTTACTGCCCATAAATAAATGGCTACACTGGCATCTGTA harbors:
- the znf366 gene encoding zinc finger protein 366, whose protein sequence is MDPNDYKPKRTDDSRTVDLSHLPYPIVQPIPSRPHLHKYIPEMIDLNRLQFHRVLGRYDTVHVKQETIKPMPVWPPSPLLLHPPPPPPPYFPPLHPSLVPFPFAMPGPVMHLSPNHFYQSEALRYRRRSQEGSKASSAEKLGLNVHVDDSYYVDVGGDQKRWKCRMCEKSYTSKYNLVTHILGHSGIKPHGCGLCGKLFKQLSHLHTHMLTHQGARPHKCQVCHKAFTQTSHLKRHMMQHSDVKPYSCGICGRGFAYPSELRAHELKHERGQENVCVECGLDFPTLAQLKRHLTAHRGPVQYDCSECGKTFQYPSQLQNHMMKHKDIRPYICSECGMEFVQSHHLKQHTLTHKGVKEHKCRICGREFTLLANMKRHVLIHTNIRAYQCHLCYKSFVQKQTLKAHMIVHSDIKPYKCKLCGKEFNRMHNLMGHMHLHSDSKPFKCLYCPSKFTLKGNLTRHMKVKHGIMDRGLDARVFRRRGRLCLSAPLRLLSRFSQDEPFDLSQKTRPQLRLSQSDGESVRGGSSSREEDEDSLYRMSQYSPDRYQPELGGALEAREADDEDEEEEEDMTVHVDEEDNSNEKQFYVRKEEFQCIRYSHSQQGSLSDGELYTARSYRHRELSCE